AACATGGTCGGCAGGGAGATCCCGAGCAGGGTGTCCACCAGGCCGAGTTGCTTGATCAGCACGAAGTTCGGCAGCAGTGTGAAGATCGCCGGGATCATCAGGCCGGCCAGGAAGAAGGCGAAGACCTTCTCGCGGTGCTTCCACTGCAGTCGTGCGAACGCGTACGCCGCCATCGCGGAGAAGAACACCTGCCCGACGGTGATCAGCGTGGCGACGACGACGGAGTTGAACAGGTACCGCCAGAAGTTGATCGCCTGCCCGGCGCCACCGGCGTCGATGGCCTCCTGCCCGGTTTGCAGGCCGAAGACCCGCTCGAAGCCGCCGGCCGAGGTCTGTACCGGCAGCAGGTTGTCGGAGCCCGCGTAGAGGGCGTTGTTGCTGGACAGGGCGGTACGCAGCATCCAGTAGAACGGGAACAGGCTGACGAGGATCACCAGGATCATGAACGTCCAGGCGAGCGCGCGGCCGGCGCTGAACCGGTGTGGCTCGCGCGGCGTGGCCGGGGGGTCCGGGGTCATTGCGGGTGGCGCGGCGCCGACCTTCGGCGTGGTGTCGGTGGTCATGGTCGCCTCCTCAGGCCAGGTCGGAGGACTCGGCGCGGGTGAGCCGGTACTGGAGGAACGTCACGATCACCAGGACGGCGAGCAGGGCCACGGACATGGCCGATGCGTAGCCGAACTGGAAACGACCGAACGCGACGTCGTAGATGTAGTACTGCAGCACCCGGGAGGAATCGACCGGACCACCGCGCGTCGCGATCGCCACGGTGTCGAAGACCTGGAAGGAGCCGACCACGGTGATGATCAGGACGAGCGAGAGGATCGGGCGCAGGAGCGGCACCGTGATGCTGCGGAACATCCGCACCTCGCCCGCGCCGTCGATGCGGCCTGCCTCGTAGACGGTCTCGGGGATCGTCTGCAGGCCGGCGAAGATCAGCAGCGCGGTGTAGCCGACATGCCGCCAGACGTTGATGAAGGCGATCGTCGGGATCGCCCAGGCGCTGTCGGACAGGAACGGGATCCGGTCCAGGCCGATCGCGGCGATGATCGTGTTCCCGATGCCGAGCTGGTAGTCGAGGATCCAGAGGAAGACCATCGCGGCGACCACGTTCGAGACCAGGAACGGCGTCAGCACGATGCCGCGCAGCCAGGTCCGCTGCGTCAGCCGCTGCATCATCACCGCGATCACCAGGGCGAGAACCGTCTG
This Kribbella sp. NBC_00482 DNA region includes the following protein-coding sequences:
- a CDS encoding carbohydrate ABC transporter permease, whose product is MTTDTTPKVGAAPPAMTPDPPATPREPHRFSAGRALAWTFMILVILVSLFPFYWMLRTALSSNNALYAGSDNLLPVQTSAGGFERVFGLQTGQEAIDAGGAGQAINFWRYLFNSVVVATLITVGQVFFSAMAAYAFARLQWKHREKVFAFFLAGLMIPAIFTLLPNFVLIKQLGLVDTLLGISLPTMFMTPFAVFFLRQFFLGISREVEEAALMDGASKVRVFFRLIIPMSMAPITTLAILTYIAAWNEYFWALMVSYTDKSRVLTVALGVFKSQTPQTGPDWSGLMAATLVAALPMLLLFMLFAKRIVNSIGFSGIK
- a CDS encoding carbohydrate ABC transporter permease, whose amino-acid sequence is MVTTTPIRPAKTGRARNGPRDDTRLALLFILPALVGFAVFLVWPTLRGIYLSFTKFNLLTPPEFNGLDNYVRMIQDPVFWNALKVTLYYVVLNIGFQTVLALVIAVMMQRLTQRTWLRGIVLTPFLVSNVVAAMVFLWILDYQLGIGNTIIAAIGLDRIPFLSDSAWAIPTIAFINVWRHVGYTALLIFAGLQTIPETVYEAGRIDGAGEVRMFRSITVPLLRPILSLVLIITVVGSFQVFDTVAIATRGGPVDSSRVLQYYIYDVAFGRFQFGYASAMSVALLAVLVIVTFLQYRLTRAESSDLA